The DNA window GCAACAGATCCGGAGACGAGTTCCGGAACCGGACCGCGCGCGAGAAAATGCCATTCGAACAGGACGAACCGGCTGCCGGGCTCGGCCGAAACCACGTCCCCGTCCCCGGTCCTGGCCCCGGGCGGAATGAATGCGAAGCCTTCCGGGGCAAGCGCGACGCCGCTCTTAAGTCTGACTTTGCCATCGAGACAGAACAGGAAGCGCGCTATGCCCTCGGGCGCAGGCGCTGCCGCCGGAATGCCGTCGGTGCTGCGCACGATCCCCATGGCAAATTTCGCCCCCATGTCCGGGCTGATCAGCCAGGCCAGTTCGGCGCCTGGCCAGTCCGGCTGGGTGATCCATTCGTGGCTTTCCGGTGTCAGAAGCGCATGGTTCCGCTGAATATCAGATCGGGTCATGCCAAAGTTGGTAGACATTTCAGGTCTCCGCCGGGCGCGTGCCCGC is part of the uncultured Roseibium sp. genome and encodes:
- the allE gene encoding (S)-ureidoglycine aminohydrolase; protein product: MSTNFGMTRSDIQRNHALLTPESHEWITQPDWPGAELAWLISPDMGAKFAMGIVRSTDGIPAAAPAPEGIARFLFCLDGKVRLKSGVALAPEGFAFIPPGARTGDGDVVSAEPGSRFVLFEWHFLARGPVPELVSGSVADTAGTPLRGDDWLMVQKLLPTDPAFDAEFNIMNFEPGASLAYVETHFMEHGLLMLDGGGIYRLDERWYPVQAGDAIWMGPHVPQWFGALGRQKSRYLIYKNYNRPPLSQR